In the Thermovenabulum gondwanense genome, CCATCGGTATCGTCTTATAATACGTCCCTTCATTTGTCTGATGCCATGCAATCCCTACACCCCACGCATACTTTGTAGGTGGCTGGAAAACGTGGACATATTTTTCCCATTCTATATTGTTTTTTGCATTTTCATACTCAGGTGTGCCTATTTTGGGGAACTTCCCTTCATCTGCATAAAAGTAAGCCATTCCTTTTACAATTGATTCCCTTAATATTGGTTTGCCATTGATTATTAGGTTGTCAAAATAATTCCATGGTATTGTTTTCCCTCTGAATATATATTCTTTATCCCACGGATTTCCAACCCAGTTTTTTTGGTCAAACCTTCCCGGAGTAACCACATCATCAGGGAAAAGTTCATTGGTATAATAATCGTCATACATGGTATAACCCAAAAACCTGTAATACCCGTTTCTATAATCCCTTTCCTCTAGTGCAAAAGGCTGTCCGTAAACTAATAACCCTCTAGTCTCAAATAACCAAGTGTTTATATCTTTATTGTTTTTATTTTTTATTTTAAAATAGTCACCCGTATAATTGTAGTAATCTTTTATAAAATCGTTCTGCAATTTAATAAAATTTTCTACATTACCTATATACGGTGCATTAGGAACGATATAGTAGTTAGAAGGTCTTGCATAGGCTGTATTTGTTATCAAAAAAACTGCAATAATGATAAGTGCAGTTATTTTTTTCACCTTATTCCCCCTTTACTTAATAAATGCTTTAAATGAAATTATTGGATTACCTCCAGTAATATACATTTTGGTTCTGTAATTTTTACCGTTGATGCAGAATGTGTACGTCTCAAATGCCTCATAAAAGGAAACATCCTTTGATTTTTTTTCAATATGCGTATAAATCTGGTTTAATGCGTCTTTGTCTTTCACAAATTTTTCAAGTAATTTTTTTGCTTCATCAACCTGCTCCTGTTTCCATACATTAAAACCTAAAGAGTATTTTACACCATTAGTGGTAGGATCATTATCTGAAAATGCACTAAAACCTATATGTTCTACGCTCAATAAATTTGGATCGTTTGATTTAATATAAATAGTAGGAGTAGTATATTCTATTTTAAAATCTACTGTACAGTCCATGTTTTCGCTTACAAAACGAAGGGGTACCATCGTCCTTTTTCCGTCTTTTATAACAGCCTGGGTATCCATTTCGACGGTTTTTCCGTTTACAAGCGCTTCTCTTTTATTAATAGTAAGTTTTACAACCTTATCGCCTTTGCTTATTGTTACCAACTGCTGTTTTTCGTTCCAGTCGACCTTACAGCCCAACCCTTCTGCAATTAACCTTATAGGCACTATTGTGCGGTTTGATGCGTCAATAAAAGGTTTAACATCGGGTTCGTATCTAACACCGTTAATATAGATTTCAATTGTGGTGTAAGCATAAGCAACAGCCGAAAAACTTAAAATTGAGAGGATCAAAAGTAAACTAATTATTTTTTTCATTTTTCAAACTCCTTTCTTAATTTATTATTATTTTATTAAAAAGGTTAAAAATTAACTCACTGAATTCATTGACAGGTATTTTTATTAAGGTATTGGGGTGTTATAAGTATTATGTGATATTTTTGTGTTTGCAAAACATTATTTTATTTCTATATTTTTTTTAAAAATCCTTTTAAAGATCATTTTTTATTCAAAACTTTGGTAAAAAATCTAAAAAAATATGGCAAAGTAAAATAGATGTAAAAAAGACAAGGGGGTAAGAAAAACATAATAAAAAAGCACACCCCTCATTCATAACTAAAAAGGGTGTGCATCCGTATCTGTAAATCTTCTTAAACCCAATATAACTTGAATTTTATTTTCCCAAAAAGCAAAAAAGCCCTGATTTCTCAAGGCTT is a window encoding:
- a CDS encoding Athe_2463 domain-containing protein; this encodes MKKITALIIIAVFLITNTAYARPSNYYIVPNAPYIGNVENFIKLQNDFIKDYYNYTGDYFKIKNKNNKDINTWLFETRGLLVYGQPFALEERDYRNGYYRFLGYTMYDDYYTNELFPDDVVTPGRFDQKNWVGNPWDKEYIFRGKTIPWNYFDNLIINGKPILRESIVKGMAYFYADEGKFPKIGTPEYENAKNNIEWEKYVHVFQPPTKYAWGVGIAWHQTNEGTYYKTIPMAPILMPV
- a CDS encoding copper amine oxidase N-terminal domain-containing protein, encoding MKKIISLLLILSILSFSAVAYAYTTIEIYINGVRYEPDVKPFIDASNRTIVPIRLIAEGLGCKVDWNEKQQLVTISKGDKVVKLTINKREALVNGKTVEMDTQAVIKDGKRTMVPLRFVSENMDCTVDFKIEYTTPTIYIKSNDPNLLSVEHIGFSAFSDNDPTTNGVKYSLGFNVWKQEQVDEAKKLLEKFVKDKDALNQIYTHIEKKSKDVSFYEAFETYTFCINGKNYRTKMYITGGNPIISFKAFIK